In the Pseudomonas orientalis genome, one interval contains:
- the yegQ gene encoding tRNA 5-hydroxyuridine modification protein YegQ — MPPMIAPELLAPAGTLKNMRYAFAYGADAVYAGQPRYSLRVRNNEFDHANLALGIQEAHVQGKRFYVVVNIAPHNAKLKTFLKDLAPVVAMGPDALIMSDPGLIMLVRRHFPQMPIHLSVQANTVNWASVEFWQQQGIRRVILSRELSLEEIGEIGQQVPAMELEVFVHGALCMAYSGRCLLSGYMNRRDANQGSCTNACRWKYQASAAVENATGEIVQAYEPTLGIGTPTDQVFLLQEANRPDEQMPAFEDEHGTYIMNAKDLRAVQHVERLAHMGVHSLKIEGRTKSHFYCARTTQVYRRAIDDAVAGRAFDRRLMSDLESLAQRGYTEGFLRRHVHDEYQNYQHGSSVSERQQFVGELTGERRGELAEVKVKNRFAVGNHLELMTPAGNFHFDLTSLHNVKGEAIEVAPGDGHTVYVPLPAEMGLDFGLLMRDL; from the coding sequence ATGCCCCCGATGATCGCCCCCGAACTGCTCGCTCCCGCCGGCACCTTGAAGAACATGCGTTACGCCTTCGCCTATGGCGCCGATGCGGTGTACGCCGGCCAGCCGCGCTACAGCCTGCGCGTGCGCAACAATGAATTCGATCACGCCAACCTGGCCCTCGGGATCCAGGAAGCCCATGTACAGGGCAAGCGTTTCTATGTGGTGGTGAACATCGCGCCGCACAACGCCAAGTTGAAGACCTTCCTCAAGGACCTCGCGCCAGTGGTCGCCATGGGCCCGGATGCGCTGATCATGTCTGACCCAGGGCTGATCATGCTGGTGCGCCGGCATTTTCCGCAGATGCCGATTCACTTGTCGGTGCAGGCCAACACCGTCAACTGGGCCAGTGTGGAATTCTGGCAGCAGCAAGGCATCCGCCGGGTGATCCTGTCCCGGGAATTGTCTCTGGAAGAAATCGGCGAAATTGGCCAGCAGGTGCCGGCCATGGAGCTTGAGGTGTTTGTGCATGGCGCCCTGTGCATGGCCTATTCCGGGCGTTGCCTGCTGTCAGGCTATATGAACAGGCGCGACGCCAACCAGGGCAGTTGCACCAATGCATGCCGCTGGAAGTACCAGGCCAGCGCGGCGGTGGAAAATGCCACGGGCGAGATCGTCCAGGCCTATGAGCCGACGCTGGGCATCGGCACGCCCACCGACCAGGTATTCCTGCTGCAGGAAGCCAATCGCCCCGATGAGCAGATGCCCGCGTTCGAAGACGAGCACGGCACCTACATCATGAACGCCAAGGACCTGCGCGCCGTGCAGCATGTGGAGCGCCTGGCCCACATGGGCGTGCACTCGCTGAAGATTGAGGGCCGCACCAAGTCGCACTTCTATTGCGCGCGCACCACTCAGGTGTATCGCCGGGCAATCGATGATGCTGTCGCCGGTCGCGCTTTTGACCGCCGCTTGATGAGCGACCTCGAATCCCTGGCTCAACGCGGCTACACCGAAGGCTTCCTGCGCCGCCATGTGCACGATGAATACCAGAACTACCAGCACGGCAGCTCCGTCTCCGAGCGCCAGCAGTTTGTCGGTGAACTCACCGGCGAACGCCGGGGCGAGTTGGCCGAGGTCAAGGTGAAGAATCGCTTCGCCGTGGGTAATCACCTGGAATTGATGACGCCGGCCGGCAATTTCCACTTTGACCTGACCTCGTTGCATAACGTCAAGGGCGAAGCCATCGAGGTAGCGCCGGGGGATGGGCACACGGTGTATGTGCCCTTGCCGGCCGAGATGGGGCTGGATTTTGGCTTGCTGATGCGCGATCTATGA